A window of Spirochaetaceae bacterium genomic DNA:
TAAACCATAAAAAAACAAGCTAAAAATTAAGCCGCCAATTACGGGGGAGGGGATAAAATATTTTTGTAATAAGCGGCTCTTTTTTTTAAGAGCTGTACCTAGTAAAAAACTAATACAAGCTAAAGCAACGGTTTGCAACATATCAAGGTGTACAATCATGGCTTTTAGCTTAACAGGTATTAGCTTAAATGTCTAGCATTACAAAGGCCGCCTTTGCAGGCGGTAGTTAATAGTTGCGCTGAGGCTAAACTGGCCAATTTAAAGTAATCTTTACTCGCGGTAAAATAAACCGTAAGCCAGAAAAGCCGCCACCTCGCGCAAGTAAAAAGGGCGGCGTTCGGCGGCTCCGCTAAAGCTCATGGCCGGGTAGTTAAGACGGCCGGCCACTAAACTAATACGTGCCAAATGCGAATTACTAGAAACTGCAATAACACTGTTAAAGTTATGCCGGCTAAGCAGCGGCCGGCTAAAAAGCATATTTTGCCACGTACTATGTGAATTATCCTCCATAATAATGTTAGTTTCGTTTACTCCGTGTAACATTAGGTAATTACGCATTAATAAAGCTTCGCTGTAAAGCTGGCCTTCGCCGGTGCCGCCGCTTACAATAATATACGGGGCATACCCTAAACGGTAAAGTCTTAAGGCCTCGTCTAAACGGTTGCCCAGCATTGTGCCGGTCCTAACCGCATTACCGCCGGCATAACCGCCAAATACCATAATAACATCGCTGGGGCTGGCTTTATGAAAACGGTTAAAGCTAATGATATAACTAAAAGTTAGTAAAAAGATTAATAAAATAGCTACCATAGCCACAATAAACAGTTTAATCGTTCGCATATTTATAAATTATCTTCGGTGGAAGTAGGGTAAAACCGCAAACTTATAATACGGTTATTTTGCATAGTCTCTATCTTAAAGCGGCCTTCGCCGGGGATATCTACCACTTCGCCGTCTACCGGTAGTTTGTCCAAAGCCTCTATAATATGGCCGCTAATGGTATTAACATGCTTATTACCGCCAATATTATGGCCTAATTGCTGCTCTAGCCAATGCAAAGGCGTATCACCTTGCAGCCGCCAGCTGCCATCGTCTAGCCTTTCGGTTTTAAGTTCGGCCTCTTCGTTTTCATCGTAAAGTTCGCCTAATATTTCTTCTAGTACATCTTCGCGGCTAACAATACCGGCTAAGCCGCCGTATTCATCTAACACTATCGCTATATTCAAAAGATGGTTTTTAAAGACTTTTAATAGCTCGTCTAGCCGCATACTGGCCGGTACAAAAAGCGGGGCCAGCATAAAATCGGCTAAAAGGGTGGTCTCTTCATCGGCGCTATAGCGCTGATAGACATCGCGCTGCATAACTATACCGATGATATTTTCGGACGATTCGTTGTAAACCGGAATACGTGAGTAGCCTTCGCTAATCACTTTAGGTAAAGCTTCGGCCACCGTTAAAGTAGCCGGTAAAGAAAAAACATCTTTACGGTGCGTCATAATGGCACTGGCGGTGGAACCGGCCAATCTAAAGATATTATGCACCACCTCTTTTTGATAAGTGGCTACTTCACCGCTTTTTTCGCCCACATTAATTAAATGAAAGATGTTTTCGCGGGCAAAAACGCGTTTTTTATCGCCGAACAGGCGATTAATTAGCTGGGCAAAAAGTGAGATAAACCAAATTAAAGGCGCAAAGATGATTGTCATGGGTAAAATGAGCAAACTAACAAATTTGGCGGTTTTTTCGTTATGGGCATAGGCAATTTGCTTGGGCGAAACCTCGCAAAAAATAAGCACAAATAAGGTAAGGGCAATGGTAGAAAAAACGACGGCGTTTTGCCCCCAAAAGTTAGTTACAATAATAACCGTGAGCGAGCTGGTTACCACGTTGGTAAAGGTATTACCCACCAAAATAGCCCCTAAAAATTTATTGGGAGCTTTGGTAAGTTTAGCCAAGCGGCCGGCCGCCTTGTTTTTTTCCTTTTGTAAACCGGCAATTTGTAAATCGGACAACGAAGTAAGCGAGGTTTCGGCAGCCGAAAAAAGGGCCGAAAAGATAAGTAAAATTATTAGGGCAAGCACTAAAGCCATCATTTTAATACTTGCCCCTTATTAACGGAACTTCCATATAGTTAATTTTAACCTACTTACTTTAAGCTGTCAACTGTTATTTTACAATAAGGGCTAATTTGTAATTAGTAAGGGGCGCTTATAGCCGGATAGTTACCTTTTTAATAGAGTGTCTTGACAAAGCAAACTAAACATATTATCATAAATTAAAATGGTTTAAAGAAGGTAACTATGCGTTTAGGGTTAGGTTTTATCTTATTTATTAGCAAATTAGATACGGACGATAACGGTAAAGCTATCACAGCTGCCGGCGGTAAGCTTAAGGCAGTAAACCACTGCGGCATTTATGCCGGCGGCGATACTATTATTGATGCCACCCCAGAGGCCGGCGTTAGCTTACGTCCTTTACCTACTTTTATCCATAACGTTACCCAATTAATCATCGCCGAAATAGCCGACCAAAACGTTGCTGTGCGCTCCTTTACCCGCGCTCAAGATTTTTTAGGCCGTCCTTATAATTACACCTTTTTATCGGGCGCTCAGCATAATCACTGTTATGGCCTTTATTGCAGCCAGTTAATTACCGAAAGCTTTTTAAATGAAGATGGCGGCAGGTTCTTTAAGCTGGCAACACTCAATTTTAGCAGTGATAAATTAGATTATTGGCAAAGTTACTACAAAAAATATAATATGGCTATCCCTTACCACGAAGAAGGCTCGCACCCGCAGCAACTTTTAGAGCAGACAGCTAAATTTAAAGAACTGCAATATATATCCCCCATAATAAATAAAAAAGGAGAAGTACAATGATAAAAGAACTATGGACGCGCCGCAGTATCCGCAGCTTTAAGGATACCCCTATTAAAGATGAAGATTTACGCACCATTTTATCGGCGGGGCTAACGGCTCCCAGCGCTGTGGCCAACTACCCCTTAGAACTGGTAGTTATTAAAAATGCCGAAACAAAGGCTAAAATTGCCGGGTTTTATGAGTTTTCGGGCTTTTGTGTGCAATCGCCGCTTTCGGTATTAGTTTGTTATGATAAAGATAAACGAACCTCTTACTTTAAAGACAGCGATTTTGGCCCGCTCGATGCCTCTGCCGCCGTACAAAATATGTTGCTGGCCGCTACGGCTTTAAACATTGGCAGCTGCTGGACGCACGCTTTATTAAGCGTAGAGGCCTACCAAACTTTACTTAATTTACCTAAAAATATTATTCCGGTAGCTTTAGTGGTGCTGGGTTACACCGATAAAACTTTTGAGCACCAAGATAGGTACGACGAGGCTAAAATTCATCACGATAAATGGTAACTTAAGCCAAAGCAACTATTTAAATAATTATTCCCCTTTATTAAAAATAAAGGGGAATTTAAATAAAAAACGATTATTTTTTAATAAAACCGTAATGAGCGGTAAAAATATAACTAACGCCGGCTATGTCGGTAAGTTTTTTAATATCGTCTTGTTGTTTAACATCGGATTGATTATAAACCGAGTTAAACAGCTGCGGCTTCCCATCTTTTAGGCTCATATTATCACCCACAAAAAGGTAGCTATCGTTAATTAAAAAAGCCACCGAATCTTCTTTATGGCCGGTGGCGGCAATAACTTTAACTTTGAGGCCATCGGTTTCAAAACTATCGCCATCGGCTATAACGGTGGTAGCCAGCTTATTATTTACCGCATAAATGGGTGCAGCGCCAAAAAGCGGTAAAGCCGCTAAATGGTCGCCATGGTCGTGAGTTAAAAGCACGGCTTTAACTTGCTCACCGGTTATAGCCAGCTTGGCTAACTCGGCTTTACTTTGCTCGTTATCGGCTCCGCAATCGATGGCTACATAACCGTTATGGCTTTTTATTAAATAAAAATTAACAAAGCCGTTATTTATAGCCCAAATACCGGGTATTACCTCACCGCTTGGTAAGGGGGTCATCTTTTTTTGTTCGTCGTTCATTTTATTAACTCCTTTAAATAGTTATTATTTATTAACTATAATTTTAACCTAAATTTTAAAAAAGGTAAAGTAATAAAACAACAAAGGTAAAAACGGGTTATGGCCATCCATACAATCAAAACCTATGGGTTTGTCCCGGCGAAGGTTTTTTTATATCGATTTTAAGGTAAAGCCGGTACACCGGCCACATTAACGGTTATTATGCCTTCAAAGCTGTTGCCGTTGCTATCGGGGAGTAAAACATTGCTTACGGCTGCCGTAACTGAAGCGCCGGCCTCCGCCTCTTCGTTACCGATGAGTTCTCTGTTTACTAAAATGGTTACCCTTATTTCGGTGCGGGTAAAAACAGGGATACTGGTTACCACACTATCGCCGGCAAAAAAAGCGGTGGCGGCGCTATCGGCGGCTAACTCTGCCTTATATTTAGCGGGCATTTGATAACCGTTGTCTTGGCCGGATTGTTTACTATTATTACAAGCGAATAATAAGGTTAAAATTAATAATATTAAAAATTTGTTTAGTATTTTCATAACGGTTTCCTTTTTGTTTTAATAGTTTAATAAAAGATAAAGCATACAAAGTTGTTTGTCAATTAAATTAGCGTAAAATATAACTATAAGTTATTTTATAGCGTCTACAATAAAAAGCGAGGCCGCTTGCTTCATAAATAAATTAGCTCCCTCATAAAAAGTTTTGCCGCTAACTTGTTTAAAGCTTAGGTCTTTAAGTTGGTTAATTAATTGAACTTGCTCAAAACCGTTGTGCACTAAATCGCTGCTAACGGCCTCGTTTTTGTTAAAATCGACAATTATTAAATGGCCATCTTGTTTGAGCATAGCGGCTAAAGCCATTAAAACCGACTGGTAATTTTTAATGTGCAGCAAAGTTTGCACCACCATTATATAATCGGCCTGTAACGGCGGCGCACTTTCCTCTTCTAAATTAAGGCATAAAACCTCAGCTTTAGCGGCAGGTATTTGCAGCCGTTTAATTTTTTGCTCAAGCTCTTCTACCATTTGGCTGGAGCCATCGATAAAGATTATCCGCTTAAAATCATTAAGCAGTTGCAGGCCGACCAGCCCGGTGCCGCAGCCGTAATCGATGGCTGTTTTATTACGGCCATCGGCCAATAGTTCCCGAATAGCTGCGGCAATGATGGCGGCTACCTGTTGCCTTTCGGGGCTATCATAGCCGGCGGCCATTTTGTTAAAGTGTTCTATATTCCCCATAATTCTACCTTTTTCTTATAAAAGCTCATCTAATCTTTACGGCAGTAGCGGCAATAAGTGCGGCTTGGCAGGCCATTGGCCTCTGTGCCAAAATCTTCGGGCTTTAACATTTCCATCTCACATGCTTTACATTTAAGCTTTCCTTTAGCAATAGGAATATAAACATCTATTATATTGGGGTTATCGGGATTAGGATAAAATTCGTGCAAGGGGCCAACAATTTCATCTTTTAATACCGCCGGAAGCTGCCAACACACCTCTGCAAGGTCGTCCATTGTGGCGGCAGCCACTACATAACTTTGCGCCGGTATTTGCCACTTTTCCCAACCTATGGGGGCTTTGGCGTTAGCGGCCACCTCGCCGCCGGCAAGGTAAGCAAAGCCCTCTTTTAACTGAGTCGCCGCCGCCATTGCGCCCCAAAATAGCGGCTTGCCTTCGGGGTTTTTTAAAAGCAAAGCGTCTATTTCGGCAAATTTATTGGCGGCCGCCAACTCCCAAAGCGGTTTAATCCAGCTGGAGGGGTTTTGCATAGGCCCTTCACCCGCCATACCCATAACGGTAAAATTATCTTTGTAAAGGCATTTAACCTCTATTTCTTTCCCCGATTTAGCTATAAACGGCATAGATTTACTCCTTTAAATTTTAATAATTTTTTATTATCTCGTTACGCACAAAACAATCTACTAAGTGGTCGTTTATTAAGCCGGCAGCCTGCATAAAGGCGTACATAATAGTGGGGCCTACAAATTTAAAGCCCAGCTTTTTTAAATCGGCGCTTAATTTATCAGCGATAGGACTGGTGGCCGGCATATCTTCCAGCCTTTGCAGCTGATTGATAATAGGTTTATAATCTACGTAACTCCACACAAAGTTGTCAAAACTGCCATATTTTTGGCGTACCTCGATAAAAAGCCGGGCATTAGTGATGGCGCCATTAATTTTTAAACGGTTACGGATTATGCCGGGATTGGTCAGCAGTTCGGCCACTTTGGTTTCATCGTAGGCAGCTACCTTGTGGTAATCAAAGTTATCAAAGGCGGCCCGAAAGGCCTCACGCTTTTTAAGGATAGTTAGCCAGCTTAAGCCGGCCTGCATACCATCAAGGATAAGTTTTTCAAAGAGTTTTTGGTCGTTGTGGATTGGCCGGCCCCATTCGTTATCGTGATAATCAAGA
This region includes:
- a CDS encoding hemolysin family protein translates to MMALVLALIILLIFSALFSAAETSLTSLSDLQIAGLQKEKNKAAGRLAKLTKAPNKFLGAILVGNTFTNVVTSSLTVIIVTNFWGQNAVVFSTIALTLFVLIFCEVSPKQIAYAHNEKTAKFVSLLILPMTIIFAPLIWFISLFAQLINRLFGDKKRVFARENIFHLINVGEKSGEVATYQKEVVHNIFRLAGSTASAIMTHRKDVFSLPATLTVAEALPKVISEGYSRIPVYNESSENIIGIVMQRDVYQRYSADEETTLLADFMLAPLFVPASMRLDELLKVFKNHLLNIAIVLDEYGGLAGIVSREDVLEEILGELYDENEEAELKTERLDDGSWRLQGDTPLHWLEQQLGHNIGGNKHVNTISGHIIEALDKLPVDGEVVDIPGEGRFKIETMQNNRIISLRFYPTSTEDNL
- a CDS encoding class I SAM-dependent methyltransferase, whose product is MGNIEHFNKMAAGYDSPERQQVAAIIAAAIRELLADGRNKTAIDYGCGTGLVGLQLLNDFKRIIFIDGSSQMVEELEQKIKRLQIPAAKAEVLCLNLEEESAPPLQADYIMVVQTLLHIKNYQSVLMALAAMLKQDGHLIIVDFNKNEAVSSDLVHNGFEQVQLINQLKDLSFKQVSGKTFYEGANLFMKQAASLFIVDAIK
- a CDS encoding nitroreductase family protein — protein: MIKELWTRRSIRSFKDTPIKDEDLRTILSAGLTAPSAVANYPLELVVIKNAETKAKIAGFYEFSGFCVQSPLSVLVCYDKDKRTSYFKDSDFGPLDASAAVQNMLLAATALNIGSCWTHALLSVEAYQTLLNLPKNIIPVALVVLGYTDKTFEHQDRYDEAKIHHDKW
- a CDS encoding GyrI-like domain-containing protein, yielding MPFIAKSGKEIEVKCLYKDNFTVMGMAGEGPMQNPSSWIKPLWELAAANKFAEIDALLLKNPEGKPLFWGAMAAATQLKEGFAYLAGGEVAANAKAPIGWEKWQIPAQSYVVAAATMDDLAEVCWQLPAVLKDEIVGPLHEFYPNPDNPNIIDVYIPIAKGKLKCKACEMEMLKPEDFGTEANGLPSRTYCRYCRKD
- a CDS encoding MBL fold metallo-hydrolase, with amino-acid sequence MNDEQKKMTPLPSGEVIPGIWAINNGFVNFYLIKSHNGYVAIDCGADNEQSKAELAKLAITGEQVKAVLLTHDHGDHLAALPLFGAAPIYAVNNKLATTVIADGDSFETDGLKVKVIAATGHKEDSVAFLINDSYLFVGDNMSLKDGKPQLFNSVYNQSDVKQQDDIKKLTDIAGVSYIFTAHYGFIKK
- a CDS encoding DNA-3-methyladenine glycosylase I, which encodes MENKIRCSWPTNLPIYLDYHDNEWGRPIHNDQKLFEKLILDGMQAGLSWLTILKKREAFRAAFDNFDYHKVAAYDETKVAELLTNPGIIRNRLKINGAITNARLFIEVRQKYGSFDNFVWSYVDYKPIINQLQRLEDMPATSPIADKLSADLKKLGFKFVGPTIMYAFMQAAGLINDHLVDCFVRNEIIKNY
- a CDS encoding YdcF family protein; the encoded protein is MRTIKLFIVAMVAILLIFLLTFSYIISFNRFHKASPSDVIMVFGGYAGGNAVRTGTMLGNRLDEALRLYRLGYAPYIIVSGGTGEGQLYSEALLMRNYLMLHGVNETNIIMEDNSHSTWQNMLFSRPLLSRHNFNSVIAVSSNSHLARISLVAGRLNYPAMSFSGAAERRPFYLREVAAFLAYGLFYRE